TGCATTAACAGTGCAGGATATAATCATTCAATATAAGATAATGTCATATTGAATAGTGAACATCGATTGAACGAACAAAAAGAGAACCTTCAATCGAGCTATCTTTAGATCTTCATAAAAGGTGGTCTGAGTCCTGAGTCCTGAGTCCATGCCATCACTCTCACCACTAATGCTTAAAACTCTCCACCAGGTTTTATGGAtccaaattccaaaatttattcAGTTATCAAATCTTGAAACCTTCTCATAGAAGACGAAGAAGATTcgcaaaaacaatttaaaaaacttaagAAAGATCGAAGTCCTTGAGAACAAAAGTCacgaaataaattaaaaagggaaaaagaaaaaggagacctAAGGAATCCACATAAGGCTCAAAGAAACCCTTATCTCTTTAGAGAAAACTCGAGAGAAACGAAAAAGAGAGCATACAAAGGGCCTtagttttggtttaatttttttaaagcctGGAATATACCTTCTCCTTACCTGTATTGTGGGATGTTTTATCATAAATCCAGAATGATGAAACAGAGAAGAATTTTGAATATTATCATCCTAGACAGTTAGCTAGCTGCAAAAGGACTTATCTTTTGCATATGACCCTCTTTTTTAACAATGGTGTTATGGATGTGTGCTATTCTGAAACAATTTTATTACACGTCTCGCCTTCAGCTCAACAATAATAATGTAATGAGATATTTTCTGCCAACCTTGATCCCCTGCTTCTTCAAGTTATTAAGCAAAGTACTGGTTTCAAAATTGACACTCTGGCTACATGCTAAGTACCATGGTGGGGGACTTGTTACTTTCGGCAGGGTAAACTTACTGCTAAGCGTATATAGTACAGAAAATCTAATAGAGTTGAATGCTGTCCATCCAAAAGATTATCTTATGCAGCCCGGCTAAAGTTAATTTAATCTCTCCATTCCAGTTCTGGTGTTCTCTGTTCATTTTACCGAGCAAAGTAATCCTGAGAACTGATCAATTCTATGCTGATTGTTAATGGAAGACTTAATACAACCGCATCAGCATCTGCTTCACGTTTACACGCGTGCTTATTGCTTTGCTTGGGAGGAGTGCTGGGGTACGCACTACGAACGGCAGCAACGCCTCCTCTTGAAACAACAAATATGTAGTTATATATAAAACTCAACAGTGGAGCAAAATGGAACATATGAAATAGGATGAAGGTGCGGCATTCAATTCTCCAACAGGACCATATAATTGCGAGGGAAGAAAAAAAATCCCTCAACATGGAACAAACTGCTTTTTATAATAAGGATCAAATCTAATACTCCATTATATGTACAACTTTGCTCTCCCTTTTACAACTGCAGCTCAGTTTGGGCAACCTAGTGCTAATTCACAAGGACATTATCTTTAATATACTACAAAATCAGGAGTTCATTGGCAAATAATACTAGCATTCAATAAATTGACACTAAGTCCAGCAAATATTTCAGGGTTGCTGCATTTCCCCTGAAGACAAGTTGCTTTCAATTGAATCGGAGGCACGCTCTGGTTTTGTGGGCTTAGTTTCAACTCTGGGATTGTTATTGGGGCCCTGCTCAACAGGTTCATCTGACCTGTCATTTAATTTGAATGGTCTCTGGAAATCTTTAGCATTTCTACTGTCGATAAACAAATTGTTCAACTTCTCCTCCTGCatacaaacaattaaaattttcaaaatgaggCAGCAAACTGCATGTCTGGTAACCACACAAAATCGCTTGGTAACTTTAACCATGTAAATATGACTTAGAATATATAAGGTTCCGTTAACCATTTGGGTAGATAAGAACTTCAAAATCATAAGCCCGCAGATGCGAATCCCCAACACATTATGCCACTGccttcccccccccccccaaaacaaaagaaagaaagaaaaagaacaaattcATTTAAGATATGCAGATATGTTAGAACAAGATTCGTACTTCCATGCGAGCATTGCAGTTGCCAAATGTAAGTGCAAACAAATGAAATTTCACGGTTGATACAAAGGCACTAATCTGGTCCATTAGTCACTTGTCATCCAAAACTATTGTTGACCATGCAAACAAAgttaattacttaactaattttAATGGCTACATTATATCTAAGCTATCTATCCTGTCAGTAACTTGATAGTAATAATTCATTGCCACTGCATGACTTCAAAACTACTTACCTTTTGCATTGCTTCAAGTTTTCTCTGGAGCGCATCATGCTCAGCTTGAATACGGAATGGAACACCATGTTTCTGGTACACATTATTTTGAGCCAAGTCTTCATCAATGTCATTAGCAGTGGTCGCAAAAGGATGATTTGCAGGAATCCATCTGATTGTGTCAGGGTCAACATCAGGAGGAATTGAATCCCCCTCTTTAAGGAAAATTGTTGGTCTCTTCCACTGGTATGCTCTCGACCTCCTTTTCTGATGGATAGCTTGCTGTTCTTTTGTAAGTGTAACTGGAGCTAAGCGATAAAGCTTTCCACACATCTCTACGGTTGAATTGCTCTTCCCAACCTTCACCA
The genomic region above belongs to Gossypium hirsutum isolate 1008001.06 chromosome D05, Gossypium_hirsutum_v2.1, whole genome shotgun sequence and contains:
- the LOC107905714 gene encoding protein MULTIPLE CHLOROPLAST DIVISION SITE 1 is translated as MASIWLFQFPGQPSIWGWKHQVSLNGTSLLLHHRHSLSQRLNWIHLLPNRTFSPRAIDNSVSSEEDHRAQNEVVDTAKHTLAVDSKHPLALFQESITSFPPVVFLMKNRPKNNLTLGLFVAIAIMVIALRAYAERKSRKSQPGSVADLVRRGQLRSDRRGISRPLKYDDPFNNPLVKVGKSNSTVEMCGKLYRLAPVTLTKEQQAIHQKRRSRAYQWKRPTIFLKEGDSIPPDVDPDTIRWIPANHPFATTANDIDEDLAQNNVYQKHGVPFRIQAEHDALQRKLEAMQKEEKLNNLFIDSRNAKDFQRPFKLNDRSDEPVEQGPNNNPRVETKPTKPERASDSIESNLSSGEMQQP